One stretch of Cheilinus undulatus linkage group 5, ASM1832078v1, whole genome shotgun sequence DNA includes these proteins:
- the rnf181 gene encoding E3 ubiquitin-protein ligase RNF181, which yields MASYFDEHDCEPTNPEEQYRQNALLELARSLMQGLDLMDSGAFDLSDWDQRLPPPAAKAAVQTLTLVVISPEQADKGLKCPVCLLEFEEQETVREMPCKHLFHSGCILPWLGKTNSCPLCRLELPTDNPEYEEFKKDKERRKQREHRLEDLHGAMYT from the exons ATGGCCTCCTACTTTGATGAGCACGACTGTGAGCCCACCAACCCTGAGGAGCAGTATCGACAGAATGCACTGCTGGAGCTGGCCAG GTCTTTAATGCAGGGCTTGGATCTAATGGACTCAGGAGCGTTTGACCTGTCTGACTGGGACCAGCGGCTTCCTCCTCCAGCTGCCAAAGCAGCTGTTCAGACCCTCACATTGGTCGTCATTTCACCCGAACAAGCAG ACAAAGGTCTGAAGTGTCCTGTGTGTCTGCTGGAGTTTGAGGAACAAGAGACGGTTCGAGAAATGCCCTGCAAACACCTTTTCCACTCAGGGTGTATACTGCCCTGGCTGGGCAAG ACCAACTCATGCCCACTCTGCCGACTTGAACTTCCGACTGACAATCCAGAGTATGAGGAGTTTAAAAAAGACAAG gagagaagaaaacagagggaGCACCGACTAGAAGACCTGCATGGAGCAATGTACACATGA
- the pxnb gene encoding mucin-17 produces the protein MDDLDALLADLESTTSHISKRPVFLSDETPYSIPTGGHSFQDVSAPPPVPPPPSAEALNGSLIDQPDSIHSSQQSLGSAQKSSWSRDSSSSPLSHVEEDHVYSFPNKQKSSDSSTAAMTSALGSNLSELDRLLLELNAVQQSSPSFPTTEEAAPPLPSCSITHYENGSGPDIMVSPPSQEKLKRNGTRTEESRPTVESLLDELEGSVPSPSPSSRHSDLDTPSQQQARMSASCATRELDELMASLSDFKPASLGSLLDPAGVSSSPPHPPATSPSLPLSHPSACASPLFSLPAGLELHIDEDGGDGGASMPHLNRPPPHSPVSSLSAASEPDLDSVIDVSAAVLSSQTKSLLILSQSAFSNSNTMANSPSPSNTNTTPSLTSVNTVLDHKSSKSPSPSAERVSPSNAFSKLSCAPETRGSPSIQDVDLTYSVPTPVKNLTPPLSAPKTPSPLPAAVSLSPPSASPKTSSPSSVSAVIVPSPLASTSPSRQLMEFAPTDPLFAQQTPPAAEPSLDEALDKLLEMSFAHNHVEVPQLKMEAPCLGSTMREVQEELILPMDRNSVQPDTFTSATDTITDGSVDGGTDGNGDLDWADEELSMSFHDGFDGTMTPYTERPYTDGSMTPLTEASWMDESMTPSSCPGTPDVALDLPLMQTPNIDRMSASGHLKSVIRRTKETPNVHPMYRDGHLRRKMGPIIVNKNSSQDRLIEELQGKFGIGRSERRRKQTDDWLTEGVVVTSKPQRFRPEGGSSEVEKIIIPPESPVPVRKVIPPTSPPAPRRPPVMEEPKRPIPVQHHPIPTPPPLPPPPSAPPQPQHIQEPVPVAPRQIVRSSPQPAPVQEPPAPKPEPPPPVLKIPTQPPPAEAPVPPKVLVSVGCQTEYDPVFPPMQIMAQGKGVPGGPPTQVNKLDNMLGSLQSDLNKLGVQTVAKGVCGACCKPIVGQVVTAMGRTWHPEHFVCTHCQEEIGSRNFFEREGQPYCEKDYHNLFSPRCYYCNGPILDKVVTALDRTWHPEHFFCAQCGSFFGPEGFHEKDGKAYCRKDYFDMFAPKCGGCARAILENYISALSSLWHPECFVCRECFTPFVNGSFFEHDGQPYCEVHYHERRGSLCSGCQKPITGRCITAMAKKFHPEHFVCAFCLKQLNKGTFKEQNDKPYCHGCFIKLFS, from the exons ACGCGTTGCTGGCGGACCTCGAATCTACTACGTCCCACATCTCAAAACGGCCTGTGTTTCTGTCCGACGAGACCCCCTACTCCATCCCCACCGGAGGACACTCCTTCCAGGATGTGTCGGCCCCTCCTCCGGTCcctcctccaccttcagccGAGGCTCTGAACGGCTCCCTGATAGATCAGCCCGACTCCATCCACTCCTCTCAGCAG TCTTTAGGTTCAGCCCAGAAGAGCTCATGGTCGAGGGACAGCAGCAGCTCCCCGCTGTCTCACGTTGAAGAGGACCACGTCTACAG TTTTCCCAACAAACAGAAATCATCAGACTCGTCGACAGCAGCCATGACCTCTGCTCTGGGTAGCAACCTGTCAGAGCTCGAcaggctgctgctggagctcaACGCAGTGCAGCAGAGCTCGCCGTCATTCCCCACCACAG AGGAGGCAGCTCCACCCTTaccctcctgcagcatcacccACTATGAGAACGGAAGCGGCCCCGACATCATGGTGAGCCCCCCTTCTCAGGAGAAACTCAAAAGAAATGGAACAAGGACTGAAGAGAGCCGACCTACCGTGGAGAGTCTGCTGGATGAGCTGGAGGGCTCTGTGCCTTCACCCAG CCCCTCCTCTCGCCACAGCGATTTGGACACGCCCTCTCAGCAGCAGGCCAGGATGTCAGCTTCATGTGCCACGAGAGAGCTGGATGAGCTGATGGCCTCTTTGTCAGACTTTAAG CCCGCCTCTCTGGGCTCTCTGCTGGACCCTGCAGGCGTGTCTTCCAGCCCTCCTCACCCTCCAGCTACTTCTCCTTCCCTTCCTCTGTCCCACCCATCTGCCtgtgcctctcctctcttctctctgcctGCTGGTCTAGAGCTGCACATAGATGAGGACGGAGGAGACGGTGGTGCGTCGATGCCCCATTTGAACCGTCCCCCTCCCCATAGTCCTGTGTCCTCACTGTCTGCAGCCAGTGAGCCAGACCTGGACTCTGTTATTGATGTCTCTGCCGCCGTGCTGTCCTCTCAAACCAAGTCTCTGCTCATACTCTCTCAGTCTGCTTTTTCTAACTCCAACACAATGGCAAACAGCCCAAGTCCTTCCAACACCAACACCACCCCTTCACTGACATCAGTTAACACCGTCTTGGACCACAAGTCTTCCAAGTCCCCAAGTCCATCTGCTGAACGAGTCTCACCCTCCAATGCTTTCAGTAAATTGTCCTGTGCTCCTGAAACCAGGGGGTCTCCATCCATTCAAGACGTGGATTTGACTTACAGCGTCCCAACTCCTGTGAAAAACCTAACCCCACCTCTCTCTGCTCCAAAGACTCCATCACCACTCCCTGctgctgtctctctgtctcctccttcTGCTTCCCCAAAAACCTCCTCACCGTCCTCAGTCTCTGCCGTAATAGTCCCCTCTCCACTAGCCTCCACCAGCCCCAGCAGACAGCTGATGGAATTTGCACCCACAGACCCCCTGTTTGCACAGCAGACCCCCCCTGCAGCTGAGCCCTCCTTGGACGAGGCTCTGGACAAGCTCCTGGAAATGAGTTTTGCACACAATCACGTGGAGGTGCCGCAGCTAAAGATGGAGGCTCCGTGTCTGGGCAGCACCATGCGGGAGGTGCAGGAGGAGCTCATCCTGCCTATGGACAGAAACAGCGTGCAGCCCGACACCTTCACCAGCGCCACCGACACCATAACAGACGGCTCTGTGGACGGAGGCACAGATGGGAACGGAGACCTGGATTGGGCAGATGAAGAGCTGTCTATGTCCTTCCATGATGGATTTGATGGCACCATGACGCCTTACACAGAGAGGCCATATACAGATGGCAGCATGACCCCGCTGACAGAAGCCAGCTGGATGGATGAGTCCATGACCCCATCGTCATGCCCCGGGACCCCTGATGTGGCCCTGGACCTGCCCCTGATGCAGACTCCCAATATAGACCGAATGTCTGCATCCGGACAT CTCAAATCAGTGATTAGACGCACTAAGGAGACCCCCAATGTGCACCCCATGTACCGAGACGGTCACCTTCGCAGGAAGATGGGACCCATCATTGTAAACAAGAACAGCTCACAGGATCGGCTCATAGAGGAGCTTCAAGGAAAGTTTGGGATCGGTCGCTCAGAGCGGCGGCGTAAACAGACTGATGACTGGCTGACGGAGGGTGTTGTTGTCACGTCCAAACCTCAGCGTTTCCGTCCAGAGGGGGGCAGCAGTGAGGTGGAGAAG ATCATAATCCCTCCTGAGTCACCTGTCCCTGTGAGAAAGGTGATCCCACCTACCTCTCCCCCTGCCCCCCGCCGCCCTCCTGTCATGGAAGAACCAAAACGACCCATCCCAGTACAACATCACCCTATCCCTACACCCCCACCTCTTCCTCCACCTCCCTCTGCCCCTCCACAACCTCAGCACATCCAGGAACCAGTCCCTGTTGCACCGCGACAGATTGTCAGATCCTCACCTCAACCTGCCCCAGTTCAGGAACCTCCTGCCCCCAAACCAGAGCCCCCTCCTCCTGTTCTTAAAATCCCAACCCAGCCTCCACCAGCAGAGGCACCAGTCCCACCCAAAGTGTTGGTGTCTGTAGGCTGCCAAACAGAGTATGACCCAGTCTTCCCTCCAATGCAG ATTATGGCCCAAGGGAAGGGTGTTCCCGGTGGTCCTCCGACTCAGGTCAACAAGCTGGACAACATGCTAGGTAGCCTACAGTCAGACCTCAACAAGCTGGGAGTGCAGACAGTAGCGAAAGGAGTGTGTGGTGCCTGCTGTAAGCCCATCGTGGGACAG GTGGTGACAGCCATGGGCCGCACATGGCACCCTGAACACTTTGTGTGCACACACTGTCAGGAGGAGATCGGCTCCAGAAACTTCTTCGAGCGTGAAGGTCAGCCATACTGTGAGAAAGATTACCACAACTTGTTCTCACCAAGGTGCTACTACTGCAACGGGCCCATCTTGGAT AAAGTTGTGACGGCGCTGGATAGGACCTGGCATCCTGAGCACTTCTTCTGTGCTCAGTGTGGATCCTTCTTTGGCCCAGAAG GTTTTCATGAAAAGGATGGGAAGGCTTACTGTAGGAAGGATTACTTTGACATGTTTGCACCCAAATGTGGCGGCTGTGCCAGAGCCATCTTGGAGAACTACATCTCAGCGCTGAGCAGCCTCTGGCATCCAGAGTGTTTTGTTTGCAGG GAGTGCTTCACCCCGTTTGTGAATGGAAGTTTCTTTGAGCATGACGGGCAGCCTTACTGTGAAGTGCACTACCACGAGCGCCGAGGCTCGCTCTGCTCCGGCTGTCAGAAACCCATCACTGGACGCTGCATCACCGCCATGGCCAAGAAGTTCCACCCGGAGCACTTTGTGTGCGCCTTCTGCCTGAAACAGCTCAACAAAGGCACCTTCAAAGAACAAAACGACAAACCATACTGCCACGGCTGCTTCATCAAACTGTTCAGTTAG
- the LOC121509519 gene encoding transmembrane protein 150A-like gives MTAWIVLPVSLSAFSITGIWIVYAMAVMNHHVCPVENWSYNVTCTEELPRPGFPKTCCTIQDIPLISKCGSFPPESCLFSLIGNVGAFMVVMVCLLRYAQVIEHSHRCWVNTSALVSGCTNAVGLVMVGNFQVDHAKSLHYVGAGVAFPAGLLFVCLQCVLTYRVAMTALDYWMAHFRVALALVAMISLVLSGIFFIHESFVLQHAAAICEWVFTVDILVFYGTFTYEFGTVTSETMMAGLQQSHHHGSGVIIGPRARGSAMGGATKGLKSPGGSSTSTHLNCTPESIAML, from the exons ATGACTGCCTGGATCGTCCTGCCTGTCAGCCTGTCTGCCTTCTCCATCACAGGAATATGGATCGT GTATGCCATGGCTGTGATGAATCATCACGTTTGTCCTGTGGAGAACTG GTCTTACAATGTAACATGCACAGAGGAGCTGCCGCGACCAGGCTTCCCAAAGACATGCTGCACCATCCAGGACATCCCCCTCATCAG taaatgTGGCTCCTTCCCTCCTGAAAGTTGCCTGTTCAGCCTCATTGGCAACGTTGGAGCCTTCATGG TGGTGATGGTGTGCCTTCTGCGCTACGCCCAGGTCATCGAGCACAGCCATCGGTGTTGGGTGAACACCAGCGCTCTGGTGTCTGGCTGCACCAACGCCGTGGGTCTGGTAATGGTGGGAAACTTCCAG GTTGATCACGCCAAATCTCTCCACTATGTTGGTGCTGGGGTGGCATTTCCAGCTGGGCTGCTGTTTGTGTGCCTGCAGTGTGTGCTCACATACCGGGTGGCCATGACCGCCCTTGACTACTGGATGGCTCATTTCAGAGTCGCTCTGGCACTGGTAGCCATGATCTCCCTCGTCCTCA GCGGCATCTTCTTCATCCACGAGAGCTTCGTCCTGCAGCACGCCGCCGCCATCTGTGAGTGGGTCTTCACTGTGGACATCCTGGTCTTCTATGGCACCTTTACTTACGAGTTCGGCACCGTCACCAGCGAGACCATGATGGCCGGCCTGCAGCAGAGCCATCACCACGGATCCGGAGTTATCATCGGCCCCAGGGCGCGGGGCTCGGCGATGGGCGGGGCAACGAAGGGTCTCAAGTCCCCGGGGGGAAGCAGCACGTCCACACATCTCAACTGTACCCCTGAGAGCATAGCCATGTTGTAG